From Myripristis murdjan chromosome 13, fMyrMur1.1, whole genome shotgun sequence:
TTGTAATATCGCAGTTGCATCCTCATTTCGTTAGACTCGTTGTTGGACTCCCTTGGGGAACCTATTGCTCCTAAAATTACAGCAACTAACGAGCATTTTCCAGACGCCCATTCCACATAGTCTAAAGTGGCCTTACAATAAAAATTGAATATTGGCCAGTCATTGTCGTCCTGTGCCAATATCATGGAGGTATGGATATGAATTTCCTCAGCAGCCTCAGGGTGTGTCATTTTATAAAATCTGCAGTGAAACCTACCTCACCCTGCCTTGACAGTCTGCTGACCAACACAAGAGTTTTGATAGCATTGGTTTTAATTAATGAAGTGCTTTAGTGTCACatgatttaaataaaatatattttttcaccaTGCAGAGGATACAATTACTTGAGAAAACGCCAATTCCTTTATATttttggagcttttttttttttttttttgacaggaaaatttaaaattaaatgctgGCAATTTAAATGTTGGCAAAATCAGTCCAAATATTGGCATTGCCAAAAACCCATACAGATGGAATAAGTATTCTTCACAAATTATCCACACATCTACCTTCAAGGGCTCTAAATTGACCGCCACTGTTTTGAATTGCCCAGCGATATTTGTTCCAAAAGGACAAGAATATCTGGTTACAGATTGAAACATTGTGTCCCTGTTTTTGTGTGGTGGCAGGTGGAGAATGAGTTGAAGTCAATCTGTACCGACATTCTGGATGTACTGGACAAGCACCTAATTCCTGCTGCTCAAACGGGAGAGTCCAAGGTCTTCTACTACAAAATGTAAGAGCTTCAAAGTTTAATTgctaataaatgaataaatgaaatgagtCCTGACACAAACAATAATGAGTGAATGTaaggtttttagttttttgagttttgtgatattttgacaTATACTGTGGATAACTCCTTGTTCAGTTGGTGATTTCAGCCAGATCATTGGTGCCTAGAATGATTTAAAGAAAAGGGTGGAGAATTTGACCTATTTTGTCCTGTAGAGCACTTCCTGACCCTGGGTTCTTCACGGGTCATGGAATTCCCCGACTTTTCATGGATTTTGAACAGGTTTATTTACTATTGTTTTCCCAATTCCAGGAAGGGTGATTACCACAGGTACCTGGCTGAGTTCGCTACAGGCAACGACAGGAAGGAGGCAGCGGAGAACAGCCTGGTGGCCTACAAAGCTGCTAGTGACATCGCCATGACGGAGCTGCCACCCACACACCCCATCCGCCTCGGCCTCGCTCTCAACTTCTCCGTCTTCTACTATGAGATCCTCAACTCGCCCGACCGCGCCTGCAGGTCACTGTTTTTGGCAATACAGCCTCTCAGTTGTAGCACTGGCTTGTGTAGCCCTTCTAGCACAAAGTATATTTACAAGTACATTAAAAGAGTAACTTTTAAAAAGATAACCCTTGTTTTTAATCTTGACCATAAAAGAGCCTGTAGGgacttcttgtttttattctagACTTTGAAACAACCAATCGGAACCTGCCCTTGGACCTTAGTTTATAATCTTGTTTTAGGAGGTCAGACCAAGATAAGTTTGGCACTGAGGaattttcctgtctttttttttttttttttccctcatttctcCTCCACTGTAATCTGGATACCATATTATGAGTGGCTGGACTGGCTATtaatcatttgcattttgaaatctCATCATGCATAGAGTACATTGTTTACTGCAGCAGCTTTAAATTTCAGTAAGACAAATGTTTTTATACTCTGTACATGCTACACATGTAACTACTGTGGTACAACTTCGACACATGTTGTGCCGACAGGAATTAGTTAAAAGTAGCAGTAGGATAGCATGTCTGCCTATTAGCAAAGGGAGAAGTTGTAATCAGCTGCGTTTGAtgctgtaaacaaaaacaatagctAGCTCAGTCTTACTTGAACTTACAACTCCCAGCACCACTCAGCGGCCTCATGCTTGATTTTGATGtgaaacttttttgttttttccattttctcttgtCTGAAATGAGAAAAGTTTCGACGCTTGCCTCAAAAGACTTTGGTAGAAGCTGTGATCTGGCTCATATGAGGTTAAAAAGACAATGATATGCCTTGGAGCCGCCACTATGCATGCTTTAAATCTTGTCCTTGAGGCCGCCCTTCTTGCCCTTTGTTGGACAAGTTCCCACCCCAGCACTTGTCACTGACAAGTTGTCTATCTTGAAAGGACAATTAGCCTGAGGCTAAGGTAACCAGCATCTGTAAAGCAACAAGAGGTGTTGAAGAAACAGGCGAAAAACACAGCCTCtctgaaattatttaaaagagaaaaaaaaggaaaaagatgaATACTAAtactcagggtttttttttaagttagctTTGCTGTACTTTAATTTGTTACTGCTTTCTTCCATCGTTATTTTTATTACTTCCTCCTCTGGCCTCACCTTGTTGGCCACTGCCAGCTCTGTACTGGCCACACCCACACAAGATACAGAGAAAAAGGTAAACCTCTCAATCCCAACATCAATGAAAAATCCATTTGACAATGTTTTAAGATCTTTGGTGCGGAGTAGCGCCGTGCCCAATTTCAGATTGTATAGATTAGTAAAATACTTAATGGAATACATCAGGATTCGATTTGATTCCAATTCTTGGGTGTcacttatgccccttttccactagtacgtactcagctcgactcggctcgactctactcggtttaagagcttttccattaggtcgtagtacctgctagcaggtcccatttagcacctactcagctggggttccaagcgagctgagtcgagctgaaaatgtgacgtaaacgccgtgcaggcaactgattggacagggagtgatgagcgcgactcctgcacgaaaacaaaacccgacatttaaaaaaaaaaaaaaaaaaagactgcaacaGCGACCGTGCTCATTGATcatcagtgaagttgtcaaagtcggaaaatggcaagcaaaccgctaccggtcaaataaagacgtggagacttttctgagcttggtggcggcccaaagaatccagagggagctggacggtgcgccgccttgctatgacgactccacccacggcgaggtgctacacaattgtaatggaaaaccaccaaaACCGTGttgaggcgagtagagtcgagccgagtagatactaatggaaaaggggcaCTAGATTCAGAATCGATTTTCGATTCAAAACTGATTCCCAATTGAATGAAGAGAAAAGGGGACACTGTTTCCAATCTCTTGCTCCAGTGTACTGTGTGCCAAATCATACACTATAGACCTTATTCCACTGAAATAcaacatgaataaattaaacCAAAAAACAACTCAGTCGTAACATCGATATTTTGTCAGCGTAAGTTATAACATTATAATAGCCACTGAGCACTCTGCCAAATAAGTCCCAATTCACTCATGTACACAGAACCCGCAGGCCCAGAAAATCCTGAACGACCCACCAGTCCTGTGACAATGCCTCCAAATTCCCATCAGTTTATAGTAGTAGTcagcaaaaaacaagaaaagtccATACTGAAATCGTGAAATCTTTGAAAAGgatcaatattttattatttttttatctgccAGCCCTACTAGCTGGGAGATATGGCCAAAAAATTGGTTTCATTAATTAATGAAGACATTATTTTTAAAGCAGTATGAGACTAACAAAATGAAGGGGAGGCAGTGTGctcctctgtgttgttgttatgtCGCCAGCAGGGGAGagcagcctctctgctgcaccgTTAGCTCCAGGGAAAGCCATCGTCCAAGACACCGAGTGTGTGCAGGTTTTTGAGGTGAAATAAACTGAGCGCCAAATTATTTTGTAGACCTCAGAGTTTGTTTCAGCTGTTGAAGTgctgcagtgtgagttggtCACCGGGTCACGTTTGTTACTGCTGATTGCTGCTCCACTTTGCTAGTTAGTCTCGGGATGATGGCAGAGAAAGTCAGTTAGACACTTCATGTTCATCTTGTAAAAGTAATTATTTagtcattaaattaaaaaaaatgcttgcaACTACTACCTTTTTTGAAGATCTCATGCAAACATACAGTCAGAGACAGACGCAAATTGGAAATGTATTGCACATCATGTTACCATATTGTACTGTGAAAAAATGTtgcatattgtagctttaaaggCAATCAGTAAAACTgtaatatagaaaaaaaaatcatctctgcaAGGGTTTACTAAGTGTGGCTGTGCCAGCATTTTTTCTATTAAGTATAAGTTCCTCACAATTCCATCTTAtcatcattgatttttttttcttccccactGAATCCTTTCATGACCATCAGCACTGGCAATGAAGAATAGATTGAAATCTTAATCATCAAGTATATGATAACTTCAACAGAGCTGCTGATGTGTTTGCGCAGGTTGGCGAAGGCTGCATTTGACGACGCCATTGCAGAACTGGACACACTCAGTGAAGAAAGCTACAAGGACTCCACACTTATCATGCAGTTGTTACGTGACAACCTGACACTATGGACTTCAGATATGCAGGGAGACGGTAAGATGCTTCTCTCACAGGTCCCATTACTCATGATTTACTGTCAGTGTAAGACATTGTACTCAGTTGACATGCTAATATCTACAGTGTGGCTACCGGTCTTTGAAGATGATCTTGTTCCAGGAATAGCCACTGTTTTACTAACTCAACACTCTTCTCCTGATAGCTGCCTAAAACTTGTCAAAAAAACTCTTACTGTGTATTACACTGTGAGTAACTTTGTTAACATGTCATTCTCTTCTGAGTCTGCGGAGTGACAGGCACTGATGACACAGAAAAAATGCTGTACATTTGCgcaaatgttttcatctttcattATAATTTGATTTAGTTTACATagcatacagtaaaaataacaagaaaaatcgGGAAAATTACTTAAGAGATAACTCAGTCCAATGCGTGCAGCCATTCTCCAAGCATCGATTCTGAGATGTTTATTCTTGTAgactttcaaataaaagttgtacttcatttttcattgccAGGGAGCAATGTTTATGGAATGAAATCATATCAGCTGGgaaaacaaggacacacagaAATTGGATGTCTGGGTGTTGACagcaaatgatgatgaaaagttCAGCCATGGccaactttttttctcagtcgACAAGTTTGTTTACTGTCTCCACACGGGCCAAGTTTCCACGGTAGCCCCACTTTATAGGAAGTTACAGGACTTCTGCTTGATGGTGTTGCTCACAGTGTGGACGGCTGGTCGAACAGCTGGTGTCTTGAAGCATTTCAATCAGTTTACTGCCGTACAAATTGCCGAGCTGGAATCAGCTCTTCACTGCTTAAGTGAAAACTGTCCTATCTAACCAAAATCTTTGGCTTTTCCATCTTGCAGCATTTTACTCACTTCTTTTCCCTCCATTCACTCCAGCAGTTTGCATTTCAAAACTAGCTGTGCTGTAGAGCATCCTCTCTGCCTTCACCACCTTCATATCTCAGTGATTCATTGTCTctcgtcttttttttctcattccctCTGCTGTAGAGTCCTAAAGGAAACAAACCCGACTGTTCATTTCCCATGTTAACTGTATTTTGTAAGTGTTGCTCACCCACCCTAGTcttgctgtgagtgtgtgtgtgcgttactgcattcttttctctctttttcctgtcCACACTAATTCACTCATGGTTTAATTGAGCCTCTCTTTCCCTGCTTCATCACTCACCACTCAATCCTTGGGCTGgattgttttgtcttgttgtgttttgtttacagtttgtATTTGAATTGATACCAGGCTATGAGCTTTGATCGTTCACCAGCAGTCAGTTGAAAACAGGAGTTCTTGAGAATTGAGGTTATAGATCTGTGTTAGGGCTGGAcgatatatcaatattacattGATATTGGGATGtaagactagatattgtcttggattttggattttgtgaTATGACACAAGCGAtgtcttctcctggttttaaaggctccATTAACATAAAAGGATGCAGTTATCTGACTGGTTCCATTCCAACGTGGATATGATCCACATCAGTGCTCATTGTTAATCTGAATCTCGTGTTTAAATATCTTGCGAAATCACCAGCAGTCATCACTTAAATATCGCCGCAATATCGATTTCAAGCTTCTCCGTCAAAGAAATtgttatatttgattttgttcatatcgcccagccctagtttgTGTCAGGTTTAGATGTTCACCTGGTTGCCTGTTAAACCTGCATGTACACAAAAGAGCAGCAGGTTATGTCATGATATTGGCATGCTACACTGACACTGTGTTCAGAagtgtgttgtaaaatgtggcCTCCATTTTGGCTCTAAAGGGCAAAACCCAGGGTGGTGTTCCACGAAACAAGATTAGCAAGTTAGCCAGACATTTTAAGTGTTACTGAATATCGTCTGAAacttagttttaattttttcttttattttttgtttatatttttatattgttattagTGACCATCATCAGGGATGACTGGATCATTATCCTAAACCTAACTTTCAGCCTCTGTTTTCCAGAGTCAAATCACTATCACCAGAATATAGCAGAATGTTTTCCACCATTATCAGGTTAACATTCTAATCCCTGTTTGTGGAAATCCCCCTGGCTGATTTTGAGCCCGTCGTAGTTGAGAGCACTAAGCTGATGTGGTTCAGGTGTGACTGCATGAGTCATAAAGTTTTGTGTTGTAGTTAACTGATTGGTACTTTTCAAACAGGGTTCTCACTGAGGTTTTCACCCTCACTTGTTCACCTCTGTATTGTTATACTTTCACTTTTTGAACACCATGTTTGATCAAGTTGACTGTAACTGAGTTATCAGTCACTTTGACGTTGCAGTTCACTCAACAACACTGGATGTAATTTCATGAAAAGTGGCTTAGACTTGTTTGGACAAATGTGGATTTTTGAGCCCCCATACAGATGCTCTCGCAATCAGTCCTGCTCAGAGCCAATGTTTTGTGCTGAAATTCAGCCATTTCAGTTTTGGAGATTATTGTGCTACAAAATTAAGGGTGCTCAATGTTTCTTCCAGAATGTAGAACTTGTAAGTAGAACTGTAGTTTTAAGTTTGGATGAGCCTCtgaaactatatttatgtatttctgcTCATTCAGTTTAGGATGAAAGTTTCCCATAGACAGCCAGTGTAGGCGCATGTGTGGTAGCACAATATATATGTAATCAAACAGACAGCACCATATTGCAGGTGGATGGCATTGACTGGCTGATGCCcagtttttaataaaaagccaGTATCAGCACAATATGTTGGCAAACTAATATATTATTCTCAGCCTAATCGAGATTTCCAATTTCCAAATTGATGTCCACCAGTCTTTGAAATTTGTTTGAGTGAAATGGGCTTTGATCACAAATCTAAACCCCCGTGTCTCTCACTGTTCCTGAATGGAAATATTGTCTGTATGTTGCAAGGTTTTGTCAGATTTAGAAAGCATCTTTTTAGGATTTTTAACATCAGTTTttatagttattttatttaaagggacatttcacccattttgaaaaatgtgttgttatTTCACTCCCCTCCTTCCAGCTGTTACattaggacagtagtggtgctgttttcctctcagtgttattgagtgctggatgctccagatatgctaactgttagcctcctgccattgaaatggacttccccccagctaacactagaaataactgccttaatgcACAACTGCACAAATGACTACAGAATGCTCAAGTTACTGTTTATAagcttttcttgtttcttgttatCAACATCTGCAAAAGATGGTAACCTGActgaaacataattttttttaaatgggtgatctctctcttattttgagGGAAAAGGCAGCAAGGACTgagactgttttttgtttgccgTCCCGCTAGGTGAAGAACAGAACAAAGAGGCGCTGCAAGACGCTGAAGATGACGCCCAGTGAGACTATGCCACCAACAGCCAACAACTTGAGAccctcccctcacctcctcacacTCCCTGAAAGTCATCATCCTCCCCCGCTCTACTCTCAAATCTTCTCTCCCAcctcccctttccttttctttcaccTCCGGAACTTCAAGACCCACCAGGTCCATGGAGttaacacaattttttttttttttttttttttttttcccccctttggttaattttttttcttttattagcCCTTTAATTCATTTCAAGTAAATACCACTTAATTGAGACAGTAAATAATGTTAGAAAGACAAAGATAAAGAGAGtccctggattttttttttctttttgttcctgGTACAAGCAGTTCTGAAATCTTATCTTTGTTTTCactattgtattttttgttttgtttgttttttgctttttttttttcctcaatatttTTATCAGTTGCTGGATGTattgagaatttttttcttaatgtaatTACAGAAATTAACTTTTATTACTGATATGTTGACTATTAGTTATGGGAGCtgttttatctctgtttttAGTGAAATGTCAGATACAAatcattttacctttttacGGGCAATTTGAAAAACGAAAGTGCCCTTTTTGTTAACTTAGTTTTTCAGAGGAAGTTGGCAAAATTCGCGATATCCACGTGGGGCAAAGAAGTGCTTAACTTTTACACCATAGTGATtctgttgtcatgtttttgtagTTGTCCTTGGACTGTACTTTGTGCTGAAATACTGTAACTGTGCACACATGCTGATTTCAGGAGGTTGACTTATAGCTAACTCGtggttttaataataaaaaaaaacattgggaGTACTGTCACTTGTGTAAAAGAGGAGTCTCAATTAGGCCCCGTTTTCTTGACAACGAGCTCTTTAAAATAAGATTGTCAGCACTTGCATGAGTTGACAAATAttcttttctgctgcttctccCCTCGTTTTTTAGGGTTTGCTTTTGGGTTCGGAGgtgttgtttcttttgttgtctcctttgttttgttttgttttgtttttttctctttttctttttttccacttcattaTGTGTAACTTGGAGCTGATTTGTACTACTGGATATCTGACTGGAGCCACAGACGGGGAATCTGTATTCTTACTGAAACACAGCATGGAATTAACATTAAACAAtctaaattaaacattacagaCTGACTTTGTTTGCTCTTATTAATTTCAGCAAATGACCCTGCCTTTAGAACACAACAGACTGATTTTGGTGCTTATTTTCTTGGTTCAGTGTAATGTGAATGAATATAATCCATGGAACTGTTTGTTCAAACAAGGTTatgactgaaaataaaactctgTCCTGTTCAATCTGTTGCTACTGTGTCTTGGGAAGACCAAAGTAGTTACTTATAGTCCTGAGGCGGATTGTTGGCAGAATTTATtggtttctgtttatttaaaaatgaatgtcagcaagCCCCAGAATTATATTTTCCCACCTTTCCCAGTGTTTCAGTGCACTTCTGTGACTACTTATGCCATTATAGGCGCTTAATGCTTGAATTTATATCATTttgacagcaacacacaaacacccccgTCCCCAAAAATTGGTGCAATTTTCACTAATACTGTGGTTTGACAATTTTGGCTTTTAattagaaatgtttcatcagcCAGTCTGGTCCACCTCTACTGTGATGGATGTGATGCAGTTTAAATGTCTGCTTATTTGTGGGAAAGTTTTATTATCccatggtctaaatgctgcaTAAGGGGCTTCTCCACTGCGGTAACAACACAAGTCGTGCAAAAACTGAATTCTTGTGCAGAACatcataaaatatcaacagCTCCCATCCCATAAACACCAGAGTCGGCACTAGCCTTGAAAACCCGATACCAGTAGACGGTGTTGCCATAGCCACGGCAGATGTTGCTACTGGAATCCTAGTTAGCAACTGTGAACATGATCATAAATTAATGTGCTCTATTTATAGGGGGCTTCATCTGAGACAAATGCAACCTTAATGCTATGGCTCGGCTATCACAGCAAAGTGCATGCTGCGTTTCCTCAGTTGGCAGCTGATGGAGATGGTGGTCAGTTTGGTGAAAGGTGCTGCCACACAGTTAGTTACCAACACTGTGGTTGGGAATGACGACTCTTAATTTCAGCCTGTTTTGTGTTACCACCCGGGCCGCCCATGAGGGGGGAAGCTTTCTGGGGTCCAGCTGCTAGGGGGGGCCCAtggaggcaaactttttcttccACCCATCGTGAGAAGGGAAAATATGGTGTTTGAAAGTAGGCAAAAGAGAGGCCCAGTTACTCCTGCCATTTACAAGCACTTTGGTGAATTTCTTGACTTTGATTGACATTCAGAGCACTGGGCAGAAATCACAACACAGGagtgctgctgcctttaggaaaactaatgtggaggactttatcaTGGTGATGgtttgaagaaagtttgaagtctcaaaggtcattttcatatcgaagcggaatgaatggaaaccaacggctgaataatagggaggaaaaataatatcagaGTTCAagaatatgactgcttgctttgggagaagattagcagaaacttGAAGTCTATACATGTAGATATTATTCGAAAGATGATCACTGATCTGGGGTCCAGCTGCTAGGGGGGGCCCATGGAGGcaaaccttttcttccacccaTCGTGAGAAGGGAAAATATGGTGTTTGAAAGTAGGCAAAAGAGAGGCCCAGTTACTCCTGCCATTTACAAGCACTTTGGTGAATTTCTTGACTTTGATTGACATTCAGAGCACTGGgcagaaatcacatgaaaaatgtttaatgtttctCCTGGTACTCCCTGACCTCCAGGCCAGACACCCggccctgaccctaaccctaacccctcaATAACCGGCTTTCCACTGTCGTACCACTGCGAGCTCAGGCTATCTTCAAGCCAGTCGGTGCTCAGGGCCCGTGGCCTCAATCCGTGAGAACAAAAAGCATTCTCGTTTCCACTGTCGTGCTGATAGTCCTGCAGTCTTGCCCTATAACCTGACCATTACACGCCGACTTGGTGTAAATGCAGGTGAGTTGGAGGGAGGAAGCGAGTCTGCAGCACCAACCTTCTACTGCAGAATAGAGCAGGTTTTTCTCCCTTTGGACGCCACTtcgtgtgctgtgtgttttaactgccttgtactgagaccacagtttttttcagtttttggcagACCTGTCCCattgtgtgttggatccccacTGTCAGCTCACTATATATCACATAGCGTcctcatttcagcaaacaccGTCAGTTTGACTTTGGACATTGTCCTCTGGCCAGACAGTGAGCAGAGAGCTAATGTCTGTTCTgctttttctgctacaaaagcaagctgctgcactgacatccTCACTGTACTCATCTCCCTGCCCAAAGACAGGTAAGCCCTTCACTCTGCCTCAGACCTCGGTTAGCCCCGTCTGGCCCATTTGTTGGGCCATTtgcacctggaaactggcctCGACAGCCCCACCGAGACATAAAGCAGATTTAGGGAGGGACCTTTTCAGAGGTCCATGCATCTCTGCGGGCTCGGCCTGGATACCATCATGTTTTATCATGGATGAGTTTAATATGATAATGGGATGATCatgcccagtgtgtgtgtgtgtgtgtgtgtgtgtgttcaagacATCCCATCTAGCTCTTATTCAATTTCTTTCCCTAGTGTTTGCTCTTACACAATGTGGTCTCAACAATATCATTTTAGCTGCTTGTAAATTGTGGCCATCATGGATGTGAAGCGTATTTTACTGTTGCACTTATCGTAGGTCTTTATGGATGAGAGCCTCAGCTGCATGCACGTGTAGGCTCGTGCTTGTTGAGAGTGGACGAGCCTCTCGGACAGGGACAGTCAAACCGGCTCCTCTCCTCAGACTCCATTAGCAGCAGGAGAcgctgctgcagctgcctggcatccacctcctccacatgcAGCTGACTGATGGCAGCCTGCACCTCCTGCTGAGGACAGACCCTGATCAGGAGCTGGGGGTCAGACAGGCCGGATGGAACAGCCTCAAAGAACGAGGAATGCTTATGAATCCATTAATTCAGCCTCTGATGCCAGTCAAGAATGGAAAGGTAGGGGTCGGATTGATGTGGGTCATAAGGGCTGATACAGATCCCCGTGTTTTTTTGGATTGAAGCAACTGAGCCAATATTTTTTTGAGTCTATTTTTGAtatcttaaaggaccataccagtgatctTCATTGttttacatcgcaacaaactgttgtgatgtaaaatcatgcaggggtactagatttcacaacataatcaaaatccctccattttcaaattagaagTTTTGTTTGAATcatccaccttataatgttctgcttctgcagctaacaaagtcgtcaccattcataaaccacagaactgacaaCTGGCGTGTAAAGCAAAAGTTTCtgtggggactattttccctggcggagggagcgtttcactctgGCCAATTTCACATCATCACAACACAGGagtgctgctgcctttaggaaaactaatgtggaggactttatcaTGGTGATGgtttgaagaaagtttgaagtctctgaaaggtcattttcatatcgaagcggaatgaatggaaaccaacagctgaataatagggaggaaaaataatatcagaGTTCAagaatatgactgcttgctttgggaaaagattagcagaaacttgaagtctataggggagagtggggtaatttgtgccaaggggcaagtagtgccacccctgttatctagaaaaccatagaagaagttggtcatgtgcccacatatttttgaagaggcatccatttcactcatcttataaagaagggagacacatggcttgagaggtaagcacatttaagttcaaaaaacatttttttgccctctaaagtaaaatttctatgatcaaggttttttgattgctgtgtttgaacaattatagaaaattttgaaaacagttcacacaggttttagtactttaggaagctacaccatgagtctatacagttagcatgatgttagctcaaaacagctgggggatgcatttttttcaaaatggtgggcttggggtaatttgtgccaaagggccttggggtaatttgtgccagtggcacaacttgtgattatattgtattttattgttattgtacattattttcttacctttgatcactaaaactattcagattcagatgaagatgattttcaggtgctcattttggaagttttattttgttctgggtatgtgttcatgtggcgctaggccttgttatagaaaagtggcctgtgatcttgttaaaatgataaataaatgttaaataaataattttgtattgaatttgttttgcttttatatagcattatcatttgtgagattaaaatgatctgttttacttcaattatcaatggcacaatttaccccagtgtattctctctaatggcacaatttaccccgcaccgggggcaagttgtgccacaaaaccactttttttttcaaaagctatatttctcaaacagtttatataagatccaaagtgattgttcccagggatgcacatcatcttaaactatatgtgcatattttagttggaggcattactgtaatccccttgctttaaaggcactttaagtaaaaa
This genomic window contains:
- the ywhae1 gene encoding tyrosine 3-monooxygenase/tryptophan 5-monooxygenase activation protein, epsilon polypeptide 1 isoform X1, with amino-acid sequence MGDREDLVYNAKLAEQAERYDEMVESMKKVAGKDVELTVEERNLLSVAYKNVIGARRASWRIISSIEQREESKGGDEKLKMIREYRETVENELKSICTDILDVLDKHLIPAAQTGESKVFYYKMKGDYHRYLAEFATGNDRKEAAENSLVAYKAASDIAMTELPPTHPIRLGLALNFSVFYYEILNSPDRACRLAKAAFDDAIAELDTLSEESYKDSTLIMQLLRDNLTLWTSDMQGDGEEQNKEALQDAEDDAQ
- the ywhae1 gene encoding tyrosine 3-monooxygenase/tryptophan 5-monooxygenase activation protein, epsilon polypeptide 1 isoform X2, producing the protein MGDREDLVYNAKLAEQAERYDEMVESMKKVAGKDVELTVEERNLLSVAYKNVIGARRASWRIISSIEQREESKGGDEKLKMIREYRETVENELKSICTDILDVLDKHLIPAAQTGESKVFYYKMKGDYHRYLAEFATGNDRKEAAENSLVAYKAASDIAMTELPPTHPIRLGLALNFSVFYYEILNSPDRACRLAKAAFDDAIAELDTLSEESYKDSTLIMQLLRDNLTLWTSDMQGDES